The Bombus vancouverensis nearcticus chromosome 12, iyBomVanc1_principal, whole genome shotgun sequence genome contains a region encoding:
- the LOC117155521 gene encoding large ribosomal subunit protein eL22, producing the protein MSPPTAKKSKGPTIKKQALRGKGQKKKVSLKFTIDCTHPAEDNIMDVANFEKYLHERIKVAGKTNNFGNSVTLERDKMKLSVNSDTDFSKRYLKYLTKKYLKKNKLRDWLRVVSKDKETYELRYFQINSQEDDDEEDAE; encoded by the exons ATGTCTCCA ccAACGGCAAAGAAGTCTAAGGGACCGACCATAAAGAAACAGGCCCTTCGGGGTAAGGGTCAAAAGAAAAAGGTATCCCTTAAATTCACTATTGACTGTACTCATCCGGCAGAAGATAACATTATGGATGTAGCCAATTTT GAAAAATATCTGCATGAAAGAATTAAGGTTGCAGGGAAGACAAACAATTTTGGTAACAGTGTAACCTTGGAAAGGGATAAGATGAAACTATCTGTTAATAGTGATACTGACTTCTCAAAGCG ATACCTTAAATATTTgacaaaaaaatatttgaaaaagaatAAACTGCGTGATTGGCTACGCGTTGTGTCGAAAGATAAAGAAACCTACGAGTTAAGGTACTTCCAAATTA